The Halogranum gelatinilyticum genome contains a region encoding:
- a CDS encoding DUF373 family protein has translation MTTLVVCVDRSNDISRKTGLQMPVAGWEAVHALVTDVGLADPEDSSVNCLLEALRVARDLRDEQEDAVVAVVGGVGDSLVGADRSVAGQLDDLVDRYDPDSAIVVIDSAQDERVIPIVESRLTVDSVDRVVVRQAHDIESTYYLLKQFLGDEELRSTVLVPLGVGLLLLPLLLTQFGPQVALAALASLLGAVLLYKGLAIDDRLAAAVDRARDALYSGQVSIVTYVVAAGLTLVGLFLGALAVGDLQTDVQYVRILLFTYRSVPWLALAALTASMGRLLDELIRADGARRPFINLPFGVFAVGLVVRGFSGYFLEQEGVLGNLRLPNGLVLTPLERLAIFIVAGLVVSLVGVGVAASVREETLDEVVEQ, from the coding sequence GTGACCACGCTGGTCGTCTGTGTCGACCGCTCGAACGACATCAGTCGTAAGACCGGCCTGCAGATGCCGGTCGCCGGCTGGGAGGCCGTCCACGCGCTGGTGACGGACGTCGGTCTCGCCGACCCCGAAGACTCCAGCGTCAACTGCCTGCTCGAAGCCCTCCGCGTCGCCCGCGACCTGCGTGACGAACAGGAGGACGCCGTCGTCGCGGTCGTCGGCGGCGTCGGCGACTCGCTCGTCGGTGCCGACCGCTCGGTCGCGGGACAGTTGGACGACCTCGTCGACCGCTATGATCCCGACTCCGCCATCGTCGTCATCGACAGTGCCCAAGACGAACGCGTCATCCCCATCGTCGAGAGCCGCCTCACCGTCGACTCGGTCGACCGGGTCGTCGTCCGGCAGGCCCACGACATCGAGTCCACCTACTACCTGCTGAAGCAGTTCCTCGGCGACGAAGAGCTGCGCTCGACGGTGCTCGTCCCGCTCGGGGTCGGTCTCCTCCTCTTGCCCCTTCTCCTCACGCAGTTCGGCCCGCAGGTCGCGCTCGCGGCGTTGGCGTCGCTGCTCGGTGCCGTCCTGCTCTACAAGGGCTTGGCCATCGACGACCGGCTGGCGGCGGCCGTCGACCGCGCCCGCGACGCGCTCTACTCGGGACAGGTCTCTATCGTCACCTACGTCGTCGCCGCGGGGCTGACGCTCGTCGGGCTCTTTCTCGGCGCGCTCGCCGTCGGCGACCTCCAGACCGACGTGCAGTACGTCCGAATCCTGCTTTTCACCTACCGGAGCGTCCCCTGGCTCGCGCTCGCCGCGTTGACCGCGAGTATGGGACGCTTGCTCGACGAACTCATCCGCGCCGACGGCGCGCGGCGGCCCTTCATCAACCTCCCGTTCGGCGTCTTTGCGGTCGGCCTCGTCGTCCGGGGTTTCTCGGGCTACTTCCTCGAACAGGAAGGCGTCCTCGGCAACCTCCGGCTGCCGAACGGGCTGGTACTCACACCGCTCGAACGGCTGGCGATATTCATCGTCGCGGGACTCGTCGTCAGCCTCGTCGGCGTCGGTGTCGCCGCGAGTGTCCGCGAGGAGACGCTCGACGAAGTCGTCGAACAGTAG
- the sppA gene encoding signal peptide peptidase SppA, giving the protein MSDRSTRIVQLLIVLVAVAVAAVVGWLLFYAVPDDIAELLGVLLTIALVVFGARAGSRLASRRYPDYNVAEVAVEGPISRDGGPGRLPTSPGGASADEIADLVEAADEDDNVQALLVKLDTPGGAVVPSDDIRRAAAAFDGPTVAYTTDVCASGGYWIASGCDELWAREGSIVGSIGVIGSRPNVSELADQLGVSYERFAAGKYKDAGQPLKEMSDDERSYLQGIVDDYYEHFVERVAEGRDMDPEAIRETEARVYLGTEALELGLVDQLGTREEVEDHVADRIGEEVSVSEFQPDRGLTSRLRGGSQAVAYALGAGVASAVDPDDGFDFRF; this is encoded by the coding sequence GTGAGCGACCGCTCGACGCGAATCGTCCAACTGCTCATCGTCCTCGTCGCGGTCGCCGTCGCCGCCGTCGTCGGCTGGCTGCTGTTCTACGCCGTGCCCGACGACATCGCAGAACTGCTCGGCGTCCTGTTGACTATCGCTCTCGTCGTCTTCGGGGCCCGCGCGGGTTCCCGTCTCGCAAGTCGACGGTATCCCGACTACAACGTCGCCGAAGTCGCCGTCGAGGGACCCATCTCCCGTGACGGCGGTCCGGGGCGTCTGCCGACGAGTCCCGGCGGGGCCAGCGCGGACGAGATCGCCGACCTCGTCGAGGCGGCCGACGAGGACGACAACGTCCAGGCACTGCTCGTCAAGCTCGACACGCCCGGCGGCGCGGTCGTCCCGAGCGACGACATCCGGCGGGCTGCGGCCGCCTTCGACGGGCCGACCGTCGCCTACACGACCGACGTCTGTGCCAGCGGCGGCTACTGGATCGCCAGCGGCTGCGACGAGCTGTGGGCACGCGAGGGAAGCATCGTCGGCTCCATCGGCGTCATCGGCTCGCGGCCGAACGTCTCGGAACTCGCCGACCAGCTCGGCGTCAGTTACGAACGCTTCGCCGCCGGGAAGTACAAGGACGCCGGGCAGCCGCTGAAGGAGATGTCCGACGACGAACGCAGCTACCTCCAGGGCATCGTCGACGACTACTACGAGCACTTCGTCGAACGCGTCGCCGAGGGCCGCGACATGGACCCCGAGGCGATCCGTGAGACCGAGGCTCGTGTCTATCTCGGCACCGAGGCACTCGAACTCGGTCTCGTCGACCAGCTCGGGACCCGCGAGGAGGTCGAGGACCACGTCGCGGACCGCATCGGCGAGGAGGTCTCCGTCTCGGAGTTCCAGCCCGACCGCGGTCTCACGTCACGGCTCCGCGGTGGGTCACAAGCCGTCGCCTACGCGCTCGGTGCGGGCGTCGCGAGTGCCGTCGACCCCGACGACGGCTTCGACTTCCGTTTCTGA
- a CDS encoding coiled-coil protein, with translation MAVVEEFDIKELDEANNVELTDEQLETGSKGQLIKLAGQLRDRRNDLNQMASERASKRDDLNAKTREKVDEAQEHREQRDELNEQVQEHKESRNQLNAEANELFDKVDEMKGDLDMDDGKGLEELKEEIEQLEFRQQTEVLSTEDERELIEKIENKREQYQQKKDKVDDSGELEELVEEAEEVRSEASQHHQKVTELADKAQEHHNQMIEAYREADDIRDKADEMHELFVQAQEAADRHHEDFVRVQKRLRELDKQEEAERKDERAEKREEAKAEAEEIYQKFKEGETLDTEDLMKLQKTGLL, from the coding sequence ATGGCAGTAGTAGAAGAATTCGACATCAAAGAACTCGACGAAGCGAACAACGTCGAACTCACAGACGAACAGCTCGAAACTGGTTCTAAAGGACAGCTCATCAAGCTCGCCGGTCAGCTCCGCGACCGACGAAACGATCTCAACCAGATGGCATCCGAGCGTGCCTCCAAGCGCGACGACCTGAACGCCAAGACGCGCGAGAAGGTCGACGAGGCACAGGAGCACCGCGAACAGCGCGACGAGCTCAACGAGCAGGTCCAAGAGCACAAGGAGAGCCGCAACCAGCTCAACGCCGAGGCCAACGAACTGTTCGACAAGGTCGACGAGATGAAGGGCGACCTTGACATGGACGACGGCAAGGGTCTCGAGGAGCTCAAAGAGGAGATCGAACAGCTGGAGTTCCGCCAGCAGACCGAAGTCCTCTCGACCGAAGACGAGCGCGAACTCATCGAGAAGATCGAGAACAAGCGCGAACAGTACCAGCAGAAGAAGGACAAGGTCGACGACAGCGGCGAACTCGAAGAGCTCGTCGAAGAGGCCGAAGAGGTCCGTTCCGAGGCGTCCCAGCACCACCAGAAGGTGACGGAGCTGGCAGACAAGGCCCAGGAACACCACAACCAGATGATCGAGGCCTACCGCGAGGCCGACGACATCCGTGACAAGGCCGACGAGATGCACGAGCTGTTCGTGCAGGCGCAGGAAGCCGCCGACCGCCACCACGAGGACTTCGTCCGCGTCCAGAAGCGTCTCCGCGAACTCGACAAGCAGGAGGAGGCAGAGCGGAAGGACGAGCGCGCAGAGAAGCGCGAAGAGGCCAAGGCAGAGGCCGAAGAGATCTACCAGAAGTTCAAGGAAGGCGAGACCCTCGACACCGAGGACCTGATGAAGCTCCAGAAGACGGGGCTGCTCTAA